In one Pseudodesulfovibrio tunisiensis genomic region, the following are encoded:
- the dnaN gene encoding DNA polymerase III subunit beta, with protein sequence MFLKVNRDEIIEGLQKSSNIIPAKTGAAFLRTIWLQCENGGLNIMSTDSNLEFRGTYPAEITNEGLAGVSGRAFYDLVKQLKGNQGELTLALEGDTLQVKQQSRSYKFPVNDVEWFQKFSSFPEEGTVFWSGDFLHEIIDKIGFCISDEDSMEAIACLYMAPREKMGQKVVEVCGLNGHQFAMFNFVNDDIYAMLPEGGILIQKKYLAELKKWLTAEEIELAISDKRLFFRTANQGETFSLPLSYYQYPNYQNFMSKLDDEGVSTLEVDRLSLVDALGRIGLFNTDSNRCAYFTFGSTDVTVSARGQETGAAQESLDATFSGDLERIAFPTRNLIDILNHFNSPTVKFTLTGTEAPCGISGEDDRDYLVILMPMMIQEETYYVEENA encoded by the coding sequence ATGTTTTTGAAAGTGAACAGAGATGAAATCATTGAAGGCCTCCAGAAGTCCTCGAACATCATCCCGGCCAAAACCGGAGCCGCCTTCCTGCGCACGATCTGGCTTCAGTGCGAGAATGGCGGCCTGAACATCATGAGCACGGATTCGAATCTGGAATTCCGGGGAACCTATCCGGCCGAGATCACCAATGAGGGACTTGCCGGTGTCTCGGGCAGGGCCTTCTATGATCTTGTGAAGCAGCTCAAGGGGAATCAGGGCGAGCTGACCCTTGCCCTTGAAGGGGACACCCTGCAGGTCAAGCAGCAGTCCCGAAGCTACAAGTTCCCGGTGAACGACGTGGAGTGGTTCCAGAAGTTCTCCAGCTTCCCGGAAGAGGGCACCGTGTTCTGGTCCGGCGACTTCCTGCACGAGATCATCGACAAGATCGGCTTCTGCATTTCGGACGAGGATTCCATGGAGGCAATCGCGTGCCTGTACATGGCTCCCCGCGAGAAGATGGGCCAGAAGGTGGTCGAGGTCTGCGGTCTGAACGGCCATCAGTTCGCCATGTTCAACTTCGTGAACGACGACATCTACGCCATGCTCCCGGAAGGCGGCATCCTGATCCAGAAGAAGTACCTGGCCGAGCTCAAGAAGTGGCTCACGGCCGAGGAGATCGAGCTGGCCATCAGCGACAAGCGGCTGTTCTTCCGCACCGCAAATCAGGGCGAGACCTTCAGCCTGCCCCTGTCCTACTACCAGTACCCCAACTACCAGAACTTCATGAGCAAGCTGGATGACGAGGGTGTGTCCACGCTGGAAGTGGACCGGCTTTCCCTGGTGGACGCCCTGGGCCGCATCGGGCTGTTCAATACGGATTCCAACCGCTGCGCCTACTTTACCTTTGGCTCCACGGACGTTACAGTGTCCGCCCGGGGACAGGAGACCGGCGCGGCTCAGGAATCCCTGGACGCCACTTTTTCGGGCGATCTGGAGCGTATCGCCTTCCCCACCAGGAACCTGATTGACATCCTGAACCATTTCAATTCCCCCACCGTGAAGTTCACCCTGACCGGTACCGAGGCGCCGTGCGGCATCTCCGGCGAGGATGACCGCGACTATCTGGTCATTCTCATGCCCATGATGATTCAGGAGGAAACCTACTACGTTGAGGAAAACGCCTAG
- a CDS encoding DnaA ATPase domain-containing protein: protein MKQALRKHLLQTCTEAELQRWYDPLQIDYSEESKRLVVGFPHTFFATWFENEVQDKFEAQLNNFLGAGYLIGYRNNGASGHSRAVAPREVVKKIDFPFGSEFTFETFLINKKNYFPIASAKEVAKQSGTLFNPFIICGGGGSGKSHLLKAVANEISKSADFAKMLVGSMDELHSLYSIRFRGDPFRARNHVFDYDYLFIDDFHKVREYPAFQQELVNIFNHFYDNKKQMVIACRDKITGYDFLDDNLQSRLGWGLIVTLKEPDLEIRVNYIQQQCRLKKLQLGKEQMLTLAQRFTDFRYLQGILLKLFAFRELVHKDLSQKDFEHILSNTEEKAHDDLTPKRILGVVSEHYNVHVKELIGTKRHQNIALARQVAMYLCRSLLNTSYPSLGRTFGGKDHSTVLYSVKKIQELQQDDEKMKQVLKTLKRKCRMS, encoded by the coding sequence GTGAAACAGGCTCTCAGAAAACACCTCCTCCAAACCTGCACCGAAGCCGAACTCCAGCGTTGGTACGACCCGCTCCAGATCGACTACTCGGAAGAGAGCAAACGCCTTGTCGTGGGCTTCCCGCACACGTTCTTCGCAACCTGGTTCGAAAACGAGGTTCAGGACAAGTTCGAGGCCCAGCTCAACAACTTTCTCGGCGCGGGCTACCTCATCGGCTACAGGAACAACGGCGCTTCCGGCCATTCGCGCGCGGTCGCGCCCCGGGAAGTGGTCAAGAAGATCGACTTTCCGTTCGGCAGTGAATTCACCTTTGAAACATTCCTGATCAACAAGAAGAACTATTTTCCCATTGCCTCGGCAAAGGAAGTGGCCAAGCAGTCCGGCACCCTGTTCAACCCGTTCATCATCTGCGGGGGAGGGGGATCGGGCAAGAGCCACCTGCTCAAGGCCGTTGCCAATGAGATCAGCAAGAGCGCGGATTTTGCGAAGATGCTGGTCGGCTCCATGGACGAGCTCCATTCCCTGTACTCCATCCGGTTCCGGGGCGATCCGTTCCGGGCGCGCAACCATGTGTTCGACTACGACTACCTGTTCATAGACGACTTTCACAAGGTGCGCGAATATCCGGCGTTTCAGCAGGAACTCGTCAACATCTTCAATCACTTCTACGACAACAAGAAGCAGATGGTCATAGCCTGTCGCGACAAGATCACGGGCTACGACTTCCTGGACGACAATCTCCAGTCCCGCCTTGGCTGGGGCCTGATCGTCACCCTGAAGGAGCCGGACCTGGAAATACGGGTCAACTACATCCAGCAGCAATGCCGTCTCAAGAAGCTCCAGCTCGGAAAGGAACAGATGCTGACCCTTGCCCAGCGGTTCACGGATTTCCGCTATCTGCAGGGCATCCTGCTCAAGCTGTTCGCCTTCCGGGAACTCGTGCACAAGGACCTGTCCCAGAAGGATTTCGAACACATCCTGAGCAACACCGAGGAAAAGGCACACGACGACCTCACGCCCAAGCGCATCCTCGGTGTGGTCAGCGAACATTACAATGTGCACGTCAAGGAGCTGATCGGCACGAAACGGCACCAGAACATAGCGCTGGCAAGGCAGGTAGCCATGTACCTGTGCCGTTCCCTGCTCAACACATCCTACCCGTCACTGGGCAGGACCTTTGGCGGAAAGGACCACAGCACGGTTCTGTATTCCGTAAAAAAAATACAGGAATTGCAGCAGGATGATGAGAAAATGAAACAGGTGTTGAAAACTTTGAAGAGAAAGTGTCGCATGTCGTGA
- a CDS encoding homocysteine biosynthesis protein, giving the protein MAHFEVNKTIAEINERIRKGKAVVVNAEEMTEIVKREGKVRAAREVDVVTTGTFSPMCSSGLLFNIGQEPPVMKVSKMWLNNVPCYSGLAAVDAYLGATEPSEDDALNKVKPGRFLYGGAHVMEDLLRGRAVHLRALAYGTDCYPRRELSKDVTLADLPNAVMLNPRNCYQNYNCAVNLTSRTIYTYMGPLKPNCGNANFATSGSLSPLFNDPYFRTIGLGTRIFLGGGTGYVLGAGTQHVRKPPRNERGIPTSGAGTLMVKGDFKKMDARYVRGLSVIGYGCSLAVGVGIPIPILNEEMAWFTGVSDADIQMPIKDYGYDYPNGLPRILGHATFEELRSGSITVNGKETATVPVTSYSLSLEIANKLRKWIEDGKFLLTEAQEEIESI; this is encoded by the coding sequence ATGGCTCATTTCGAAGTGAACAAGACCATCGCTGAGATCAACGAACGCATCCGCAAAGGCAAGGCCGTGGTGGTCAATGCCGAGGAAATGACCGAGATCGTGAAACGCGAGGGCAAGGTCCGCGCGGCAAGGGAAGTCGATGTGGTCACCACGGGCACGTTCTCGCCCATGTGCTCTTCCGGCCTGCTCTTCAACATCGGTCAGGAGCCCCCGGTGATGAAGGTCTCGAAGATGTGGCTGAACAATGTGCCGTGCTATTCCGGGCTGGCTGCCGTGGATGCCTATCTCGGTGCGACGGAACCTTCCGAGGATGATGCCCTGAACAAGGTCAAGCCCGGCAGGTTCCTCTACGGCGGTGCCCATGTCATGGAAGACCTGCTGCGCGGTCGTGCCGTGCATCTGCGCGCCCTGGCCTACGGCACGGACTGCTATCCGCGCCGCGAGCTGTCCAAGGACGTGACCCTTGCCGATCTGCCCAACGCGGTCATGCTCAATCCGCGCAACTGCTACCAGAACTACAATTGCGCGGTGAACCTGACCAGCCGCACCATCTATACCTACATGGGCCCGCTCAAGCCCAATTGCGGCAATGCGAACTTCGCCACGTCCGGTTCGCTTTCCCCGCTGTTCAACGACCCGTATTTCCGCACCATCGGACTGGGCACCCGCATCTTCCTCGGCGGTGGCACCGGCTATGTGCTCGGCGCGGGCACGCAGCATGTGCGCAAGCCGCCCAGAAACGAACGCGGCATCCCCACCTCCGGGGCAGGAACCCTGATGGTCAAGGGCGATTTCAAGAAGATGGACGCCCGCTACGTGCGCGGTCTGAGCGTGATCGGCTACGGCTGTTCCCTTGCCGTGGGCGTGGGCATTCCCATTCCGATCCTGAACGAGGAAATGGCGTGGTTCACGGGCGTGTCCGACGCGGACATCCAGATGCCCATCAAGGATTACGGCTACGACTATCCCAACGGCCTGCCGCGCATCCTCGGCCATGCCACGTTCGAGGAGCTGCGTTCCGGTTCCATTACCGTGAACGGCAAGGAAACCGCCACGGTTCCGGTCACCAGCTATTCCCTGTCTCTGGAGATTGCGAACAAGCTCAGGAAGTGGATCGAGGACGGCAAGTTCCTGCTCACGGAAGCGCAGGAAGAAATAGAAAGCATTTAA
- a CDS encoding ATP-binding protein: MSHISSAIRTAFLALALIFPVAATARAEHGMSAPPTTCPPPVVAAVLRDFPPLYARGMGGSPQGFAIDLFEQVCARAGLSPKYLFVANWDEALDAVRSGRADCIPGIGISLPRKTEFRLTRVMETVPVSCFVRRDNQTIKGPDDLGDKHVAAIDQSAAMTLLVHDPSIRLKPFPSIDAALFSLLAGESDAFVFPAPVLWKKARLIGVDDRIKVAGAPLMELKRGYLLRKDDAVLARKLDNALAHVVGSETYRTAYLHWYGKPSPFWTTARMATASVFSVILTLCIMILWRYRSLRSVHSALERSLEARTLAENRLRRSEDRLVKAQKQARLGYFERDLATGHCVWSDEMFRIMGLTPGWDEPDFAHFLERIHPEDLRRFLDAVEQARHGGDPFDMELRLLFDNRTTRYADCHAEVEFEEDGTPARVRGSFQDITDRKHIEAELVQAKDRAEAASRSKSEFLANMSHELRTPLNGTLGMLQLLRMENLEHRQREYVDIALGACRSLTRLLGDILDLSKVEAGKMDLVSAPFLLSELLDTVRATFAPMAADKRVEIRISMEKTVPDELVGDAMRLRQIIFNLVGNALKFTDAGHVRVEVNSLTPRRDNEARLLFTVADTGIGISEDKLAEIFHPFTQAESGPAKQQGTGLGLHIVKRLSDLMGGSVSVTSTPSVGTTVHFAVGLTRAEHIRSNSDRSCPDTPEPGRRILIAEDDRVNRLALSGFVEKLGHVPVCVENGRQALDKLSTEQFDCVLLDVQMPVLDGLETISFIRNAHEFREMREIPVAALTARAMRGDREEFLDAGMDAYVAKPVDFEDLKRVLGMLLCRK, from the coding sequence ATGTCACATATCAGCTCTGCCATTCGAACCGCTTTTCTTGCGCTCGCCCTGATTTTCCCGGTTGCGGCAACAGCCCGGGCCGAACACGGCATGTCCGCGCCCCCGACAACCTGTCCTCCGCCCGTGGTGGCGGCCGTGCTGCGGGATTTTCCTCCCCTGTATGCCCGAGGCATGGGCGGAAGCCCCCAGGGATTCGCCATCGATCTTTTCGAACAGGTCTGCGCCCGGGCCGGCCTGTCCCCGAAATATCTGTTCGTCGCCAATTGGGACGAGGCTCTGGACGCAGTGCGCTCCGGACGGGCGGACTGCATTCCGGGCATAGGCATAAGTCTGCCCCGAAAAACGGAATTCCGGTTGACCCGGGTCATGGAAACCGTGCCCGTTTCCTGTTTCGTGCGCCGGGACAACCAGACGATCAAGGGCCCGGACGATCTCGGCGACAAGCATGTGGCTGCAATCGACCAGAGCGCGGCCATGACCCTGCTCGTGCACGACCCCAGCATACGGCTCAAGCCGTTCCCGTCCATTGACGCGGCCCTGTTCAGCCTGCTGGCCGGGGAATCCGACGCATTCGTGTTTCCGGCTCCGGTGCTGTGGAAAAAGGCCCGGCTGATCGGGGTGGACGACCGCATCAAGGTTGCTGGCGCGCCACTCATGGAACTCAAGCGTGGCTATCTGCTGCGCAAGGATGATGCGGTTCTGGCCCGGAAACTGGACAATGCTCTTGCCCATGTGGTCGGCTCGGAAACGTACCGAACAGCCTACCTGCACTGGTACGGCAAGCCCAGCCCGTTCTGGACCACGGCGCGCATGGCCACGGCAAGCGTGTTTTCCGTGATCCTCACCCTGTGCATCATGATCCTCTGGCGGTACAGATCGCTGCGCTCGGTGCATTCGGCGCTGGAACGCTCGCTGGAGGCCAGAACCCTGGCGGAAAACCGTCTTCGCCGCAGCGAGGACCGTCTGGTCAAGGCCCAGAAGCAGGCCCGGCTCGGATATTTCGAACGCGATCTGGCCACCGGACACTGCGTGTGGTCCGATGAAATGTTCCGCATCATGGGACTGACTCCGGGCTGGGATGAACCGGACTTCGCCCATTTTCTGGAACGGATTCACCCGGAGGACCTGCGCCGGTTTCTGGATGCCGTGGAACAAGCTCGGCACGGGGGCGATCCCTTCGACATGGAACTGCGCCTGCTCTTCGACAACAGGACGACCCGATACGCGGACTGTCATGCGGAAGTGGAATTCGAGGAGGACGGCACCCCGGCAAGGGTGCGCGGATCGTTTCAGGACATCACGGACCGCAAGCACATCGAGGCCGAACTGGTGCAGGCCAAGGATCGGGCCGAGGCCGCCAGCCGATCCAAGAGCGAATTTCTGGCCAACATGAGCCATGAACTGCGCACGCCCCTGAACGGCACATTGGGCATGCTCCAGCTTCTGCGCATGGAGAATCTGGAGCACAGGCAGCGCGAGTACGTGGACATTGCGCTCGGCGCCTGTCGGAGCCTGACGCGGCTTCTTGGCGACATTCTGGACCTGTCCAAGGTGGAGGCCGGAAAAATGGATCTGGTTTCCGCGCCGTTCCTTCTTTCCGAACTGCTGGACACGGTGCGGGCCACCTTTGCTCCCATGGCCGCGGACAAGCGGGTCGAGATCAGAATCTCCATGGAAAAGACCGTGCCGGACGAACTGGTCGGGGACGCCATGCGGCTGCGCCAGATCATCTTCAATCTCGTGGGCAATGCCCTGAAGTTCACGGATGCCGGACACGTCCGGGTGGAAGTGAACTCACTGACTCCGCGCAGGGACAATGAAGCCCGCCTGCTGTTCACGGTCGCGGACACCGGCATAGGCATTTCCGAGGACAAGCTGGCCGAAATATTCCACCCGTTCACCCAGGCGGAATCCGGGCCCGCCAAGCAGCAGGGAACAGGACTCGGCCTGCACATCGTGAAGCGGCTGTCCGATCTCATGGGCGGCAGCGTCTCCGTGACCAGCACGCCGTCCGTGGGCACCACCGTGCACTTTGCCGTGGGCCTGACCCGGGCGGAACACATCCGCAGCAATTCGGACAGGTCCTGCCCGGACACGCCCGAACCGGGCCGACGCATCCTCATTGCCGAGGACGACCGGGTCAACCGTCTGGCCCTGTCCGGATTCGTGGAAAAGCTGGGCCATGTCCCGGTCTGCGTGGAAAACGGCAGGCAGGCGCTGGACAAATTGTCCACGGAACAGTTCGACTGCGTGCTTCTGGACGTGCAGATGCCGGTTCTGGACGGTCTGGAAACCATCAGCTTCATCCGCAATGCCCACGAATTCAGGGAAATGCGTGAAATTCCCGTTGCCGCGCTCACGGCCCGGGCCATGCGCGGAGACAGGGAGGAATTTCTTGATGCGGGCATGGACGCCTATGTTGCCAAACCCGTGGATTTCGAGGACCTGAAACGCGTTCTGGGCATGCTGCTCTGCCGGAAGTAG
- a CDS encoding 16S rRNA (guanine(527)-N(7))-methyltransferase RsmG, protein MKQDLKARRSLEIRLKRNATPMRQNFAFTENVSSCIHGWMNEQHPSPEAVSRAAQALGRGITDAQAELVAAYLHLLIKWNRKMNLVGKSDWRTVFDTLIVDSLFLADFLSELDLPEKPLSLDLGAGAGLPGISLRALWTDGDYWLVEVREKRAVFMKMALGRLRQAGTDVFHGRAEDALSRLEAAGHRGTADLVLSRAFMPWPKLLEFVRPMLRQDADQCGTVVIMSNDPAPKNEELPSGWKLGDVASYPAAGSERFFWAVRPC, encoded by the coding sequence GTGAAACAGGACCTGAAGGCTCGCCGCAGCCTTGAAATCCGGCTGAAGCGGAACGCGACTCCGATGCGGCAAAATTTCGCATTTACCGAAAACGTGAGTTCGTGTATCCACGGCTGGATGAACGAACAGCACCCCTCTCCGGAAGCGGTTTCCCGAGCGGCACAGGCCCTTGGACGCGGGATCACGGATGCGCAGGCCGAGCTCGTGGCCGCGTATCTGCACCTGCTCATCAAGTGGAACAGGAAGATGAATCTGGTGGGCAAATCGGACTGGCGCACCGTGTTCGACACCCTGATCGTGGATTCCCTATTTCTTGCGGATTTTCTGAGCGAACTGGATCTGCCGGAAAAACCGCTCAGTCTGGACCTTGGCGCAGGAGCCGGCCTGCCGGGCATTTCCCTGCGCGCCCTGTGGACGGACGGAGACTACTGGCTGGTGGAGGTGCGGGAAAAACGCGCCGTGTTCATGAAGATGGCGCTGGGCCGACTCAGGCAGGCAGGCACGGACGTGTTCCACGGCAGGGCCGAGGACGCGCTCTCCCGGCTGGAAGCCGCCGGACATCGCGGCACGGCCGACCTTGTCCTGAGCCGGGCGTTCATGCCGTGGCCCAAGCTGCTGGAATTCGTGCGGCCCATGCTCCGTCAGGACGCGGACCAGTGCGGCACCGTGGTCATCATGTCCAATGATCCGGCCCCGAAAAACGAGGAACTGCCGTCGGGCTGGAAGCTCGGCGACGTGGCCTCCTATCCCGCGGCAGGCTCGGAACGGTTCTTCTGGGCTGTCCGCCCCTGCTGA
- the eno gene encoding phosphopyruvate hydratase translates to MSTISGVWAREILDSRGNPTVEVEVMLECGVIGRAAVPSGASTGTREALELRDKEERYNGKGVLTAVENVRGEIAGAVVGMDATRQVALDNAMIDLDGTENKERLGANAILGVSMAASRAAARYLGLPLYQYLGGVNAKLLPVPLMNVINGGEHAPNNLDIQEFMLMPVGAETFAEGLRMGAEVFHKLKGILSKDGHVTSVGDEGGFAPNLKSHEEAFQYLIRGIEAAGYQPGRDICLAIDAAASEFYKNGKYVLAGEGKEFTAAELVDFYADLTQKFPLVSIEDGLAEGDWDGFALQTEKMGDHIQLVGDDIFVTNPDILAEGIERGVCNSILIKLNQIGTVTETLDTIEMAKSAGYTTVVSHRSGETEDNFIADLAVGVNAGQIKTGSASRSDRLAKYNQLLRIEEELDEDGIYFGPILGESWFEYE, encoded by the coding sequence ATGAGCACGATTTCCGGCGTATGGGCCAGGGAAATCCTGGATTCCCGCGGCAACCCCACCGTGGAAGTGGAAGTGATGCTTGAATGCGGCGTCATCGGCCGAGCCGCCGTGCCCTCCGGGGCGTCCACCGGCACCCGCGAAGCCCTTGAGCTGCGCGACAAGGAAGAGCGCTACAACGGCAAGGGCGTTCTCACTGCCGTGGAAAACGTGCGCGGCGAGATCGCCGGAGCCGTGGTCGGCATGGACGCGACCCGTCAGGTTGCTCTGGACAACGCCATGATCGATCTGGACGGCACCGAGAACAAGGAACGCCTTGGCGCCAATGCCATTCTCGGCGTGTCCATGGCCGCTTCCCGCGCGGCTGCCCGCTACCTGGGCCTGCCCCTGTACCAGTACCTTGGCGGCGTGAACGCCAAGCTGCTGCCCGTGCCCCTGATGAACGTGATCAACGGCGGCGAACACGCCCCCAACAATCTGGACATCCAGGAATTCATGCTCATGCCCGTGGGCGCGGAAACCTTTGCCGAAGGCCTGCGCATGGGCGCGGAAGTCTTTCACAAGCTCAAGGGCATCCTGTCCAAGGACGGCCACGTGACCAGCGTGGGTGACGAAGGCGGGTTCGCACCGAACCTGAAATCCCATGAGGAAGCCTTCCAGTACCTGATCCGCGGCATCGAGGCCGCCGGGTACCAGCCGGGCCGCGACATCTGCCTGGCCATCGATGCGGCTGCCAGCGAGTTCTACAAGAACGGCAAGTACGTGCTGGCCGGCGAAGGCAAGGAATTCACCGCTGCCGAACTCGTGGACTTCTATGCGGACCTGACCCAAAAGTTCCCGCTGGTCTCCATCGAGGACGGCCTTGCCGAGGGCGACTGGGACGGCTTTGCGCTCCAGACCGAAAAGATGGGCGACCACATCCAGCTCGTGGGCGACGACATCTTCGTGACCAACCCCGACATTCTGGCCGAGGGCATCGAACGTGGCGTGTGCAACTCGATCCTGATCAAGCTGAATCAGATCGGCACCGTGACCGAGACCCTCGACACCATCGAGATGGCCAAGAGCGCGGGATACACCACCGTGGTTTCCCATCGCTCCGGCGAGACCGAGGACAACTTCATCGCCGACCTCGCCGTGGGCGTGAATGCCGGCCAGATCAAGACCGGCTCGGCCTCCCGCTCCGACCGCCTCGCCAAGTACAACCAGCTCCTGCGCATCGAGGAGGAACTGGACGAGGACGGCATCTACTTCGGCCCGATTCTGGGCGAATCCTGGTTCGAATACGAATAG
- a CDS encoding type III pantothenate kinase has protein sequence MSTILLFDAGNTNTKIGVADENGLGAAYTLPTRPANTNDDWGLKIDVILRRENVKPSSVEACVISSVVPPLDPLLTRMARRFMDCEALFVPADLPLHLENRYARPEQVGADILVGCAAARRISDRKDLIVIDFGTATTLACVTDTTFQGGLICPGVLSSARALAGDTAKLPKVDLRVGNTELTWGRSTAECLNQGLVFGFGAMIEGLVARLARQMETEPYVMATGGLARSIAEVCPAIHHLEPDLVMNGLWSAYFGK, from the coding sequence ATGTCCACAATTCTGCTGTTCGACGCAGGCAACACCAATACCAAGATCGGGGTTGCCGATGAAAACGGACTGGGCGCGGCATACACCCTGCCCACGCGTCCGGCCAACACCAATGACGACTGGGGCCTCAAGATCGACGTGATCCTGCGGCGCGAAAACGTGAAGCCGTCCAGCGTGGAGGCGTGCGTCATCTCGTCCGTGGTTCCGCCGCTGGACCCGCTGCTCACGCGCATGGCCCGGCGGTTCATGGACTGCGAAGCCCTGTTCGTGCCTGCGGACCTGCCCCTGCATCTGGAAAACCGCTATGCCCGGCCCGAACAGGTGGGCGCGGACATTCTGGTTGGCTGCGCCGCTGCCCGGCGCATCAGCGACCGCAAGGACCTGATCGTCATCGACTTCGGCACGGCCACCACCTTGGCGTGCGTCACGGACACGACATTTCAGGGCGGCCTGATCTGCCCGGGCGTGCTGTCCTCGGCCCGAGCCCTTGCCGGAGACACGGCCAAGCTGCCCAAGGTGGACCTGCGCGTGGGAAATACCGAGCTCACATGGGGCCGCTCCACGGCGGAATGCCTGAATCAGGGACTGGTGTTCGGATTCGGGGCCATGATCGAAGGGCTGGTCGCCCGGCTGGCCAGACAGATGGAAACCGAACCGTACGTCATGGCCACGGGCGGACTTGCCCGTTCCATTGCCGAGGTCTGCCCGGCCATCCATCATCTGGAACCCGATCTGGTCATGAACGGGCTGTGGAGCGCGTACTTTGGAAAATAA